The Intestinibaculum porci DNA window ACGCAATGTTAGAAACAGTCAAAACATACAAAATACGCAAAGTTAGAAATGGTTAAATCATACGAAATACGCAAGGTTAGAAAAAGACGATAAGTATGCCTTGCTATGAAGGGAATAAACACACATAATAAAATTGAGGTGGTATTATGAGCTATCATTCGTTATATAAACTGTATTTTACTTTACCTGATGAAGGTAAAGACATCTATTCGCAGCGTTATCATAGTAATCAAACGATTCATATTCCTATCCAGATTGATCACTTTCCAGCATTTATATATCTAGATCCAGAAATTAATGACTCTATTCAACACATAACATCAACGAATATACAAGATGATGACTATAAAAAGGAAATCATGGCGAGTCACCTTATTGAAGGTATATTATGTCATGAAGATGATTTCTCACAAAAACGTTTTAATGGGTTTGTAAAACACTATAAGAATTTACAAGAAGGAAAAGCTATGAAAATCACCAATGTCTATGCATTAAGAAGATTATATGATGACTTGATTGTACCTGATCCGCATGACCTTCCTGATGGCAAGCTCTTCCGTAAAGAAGCAGTCACCATTTATAGTGGGAGTCAGGGTATTCATCAGGGATCTTACCCAGAATCACAAATCATTAAAGATCTCTCTCATGCCTTAACGATTCTTAATGATGAAAGTC harbors:
- a CDS encoding Fic family protein gives rise to the protein MSYHSLYKLYFTLPDEGKDIYSQRYHSNQTIHIPIQIDHFPAFIYLDPEINDSIQHITSTNIQDDDYKKEIMASHLIEGILCHEDDFSQKRFNGFVKHYKNLQEGKAMKITNVYALRRLYDDLIVPDPHDLPDGKLFRKEAVTIYSGSQGIHQGSYPESQIIKDLSHALTILNDESLPILMRVSLFHYLLGYIHPFYDGNGRLSRFLTSNYLCDDNPSLALSLSQRIYAHKEAYYKAFTITNDPRNRGDLTYFVLSFLKLLS